A single genomic interval of bacterium harbors:
- a CDS encoding helix-turn-helix transcriptional regulator codes for MPEFTVNNELRRLRFEHGEMTQAELAERAGVTRQTIIAVEAGKYNPSLELAFKLARAFGKGIEEVFHCEEKKEGNQPVE; via the coding sequence ATGCCTGAATTCACCGTAAACAACGAGCTGCGCCGCCTGCGCTTCGAGCACGGCGAGATGACCCAGGCCGAGCTGGCCGAGCGCGCCGGTGTCACCCGCCAGACCATCATCGCGGTCGAGGCGGGCAAGTACAATCCCTCGCTCGAGCTGGCTTTCAAGCTGGCCCGCGCTTTCGGCAAGGGCATCGAGGAGGTGTTCCACTGCGAGGAAAAAAAGGAGGGAAACCAGCCTGTCGAGTAG
- a CDS encoding DUF6263 family protein has protein sequence MSRKSSWNFPFLFCLLLVSTAVSSAFAADKLDLKLDLQTGQTYKLRTVSENSMKTNMNGQDINTSQKMTMDMLSEVTDKSSTGDQTVKTTFERVKFVMEGPRGGVSFDSAEPGADDSNPMVAAFTALVGKSYSLTLSQQGQVLKTTGMDSLIGAMLDKTPSGNEQMRQAMRAQFEKMLGGEGGPGFAGKMFSFIPKKPVAVGESWSLTDSVNAIIVMKVEQTWTLDSLVGGVAVIKATSRMSSDSTAPFTEMGPMKMKMNLNGEMSGHLRVDTKSGWMLGGTMDQRMSGTQIIVGGPAGDKEMRMPLEMEVKTTFGPY, from the coding sequence ATGTCACGCAAATCATCCTGGAACTTCCCGTTTCTGTTCTGCCTGCTGCTGGTTTCGACCGCAGTCTCGTCCGCTTTCGCCGCGGACAAGCTGGACCTCAAGCTCGACCTCCAGACCGGCCAGACCTACAAGCTGCGCACGGTCAGCGAGAACAGCATGAAAACCAATATGAACGGCCAGGATATCAACACCTCCCAGAAAATGACCATGGACATGCTGTCCGAGGTGACAGACAAATCTTCCACCGGCGACCAGACAGTCAAGACCACGTTCGAGCGGGTGAAATTCGTGATGGAGGGTCCCCGGGGCGGCGTGAGTTTTGACTCGGCCGAGCCGGGCGCGGATGACAGCAACCCGATGGTCGCCGCGTTCACGGCCCTGGTCGGCAAGAGCTACAGCCTGACCCTGAGCCAGCAGGGCCAGGTCTTGAAAACCACGGGGATGGATTCGCTGATCGGTGCGATGCTGGACAAGACACCCTCGGGCAACGAGCAGATGCGCCAGGCCATGCGCGCCCAGTTCGAGAAGATGTTAGGCGGAGAGGGCGGCCCCGGCTTCGCTGGAAAGATGTTCAGCTTCATCCCCAAAAAACCGGTGGCTGTGGGCGAAAGCTGGAGCCTGACCGACTCGGTCAACGCGATAATCGTCATGAAAGTCGAGCAGACCTGGACCCTGGACTCCCTGGTGGGCGGGGTGGCGGTGATCAAAGCCACCAGCCGCATGAGTTCCGACAGCACGGCCCCGTTCACCGAGATGGGACCGATGAAGATGAAAATGAACCTCAACGGTGAGATGAGCGGCCATCTGCGTGTCGACACCAAGAGCGGCTGGATGCTGGGCGGCACGATGGACCAGAGAATGAGCGGCACCCAGATCATAGTGGGCGGGCCGGCCGGGGACAAGGAAATGCGCATGCCGCTCGAGATGGAGGTCAAGACCACTTTCGGCCCTTACTGA
- a CDS encoding GxxExxY protein: MTELVFRDEVFKIIGAAVEVHRELGPGFLEAVYQEALETELSLNGVPFESQKPIRIVYKGKTLQKEYIADLVCYGEIIVELKALDRLTGRETAQILNYLKATGLPVGVLINFGSSGKLEWKRFVN, translated from the coding sequence ATGACTGAATTGGTATTCAGGGACGAGGTCTTCAAGATAATCGGAGCGGCGGTAGAGGTGCACCGGGAACTGGGGCCGGGGTTTCTGGAAGCGGTCTATCAGGAAGCGCTCGAGACCGAACTCTCATTGAATGGAGTGCCGTTCGAGTCACAGAAACCGATCAGGATTGTGTACAAAGGCAAAACTCTGCAAAAAGAATATATTGCTGATCTTGTGTGTTATGGAGAGATAATTGTCGAATTGAAGGCCTTGGATCGACTGACCGGCAGAGAGACTGCGCAGATACTCAATTATCTGAAAGCCACCGGATTACCGGTGGGCGTTCTGATCAATTTCGGCAGCAGCGGGAAACTGGAGTGGAAGAGATTCGTCAACTGA
- a CDS encoding Gfo/Idh/MocA family oxidoreductase, translating into MNKPYERPQVTVIGGGMITEIQLLPTLYHLQRTGLIGEISIVALNGAPLKKIAENKTLLRAFPGQSFKPWPDFNTIDPSRPFPDLYREVLDKAPKRSIAVVAVPDQMHYAMVRAALEHDLHVLVVKPLVLTHKQAVELEKLAHGRGLFVGVEYHKRFDDRNLIARGRYRAGELGAFRMGYASLVEPWYYRNSNFQNWCTVENSDMFTYIGCHYVDLVAFITGHKPVEVSVYGVEEPYPNGKKGYLWTDGRVVWDNGAVLAVLNGMGYPNVAPGGNSQGMTMFCQGATDGALVMHDDQFRGVKHCYTVKGEDEGDTYYNEVSPDYFKLLDVGGGGLTPVGYGHRSVEAIVRACHRVEAAGGDDLGARQAEIERIDAEGVIATPANSAYNELVVEAGRMSILAKGRPVVIEYGSQPHVRFRD; encoded by the coding sequence ATGAACAAGCCTTACGAGCGCCCACAAGTGACCGTAATCGGCGGGGGGATGATCACCGAGATCCAGCTCCTGCCGACACTCTACCATCTGCAGCGGACCGGCCTGATCGGCGAAATCTCCATCGTGGCCCTGAACGGTGCGCCGCTCAAGAAAATCGCCGAGAACAAGACTTTGCTGCGGGCTTTCCCGGGCCAGAGTTTCAAGCCCTGGCCGGATTTCAACACGATCGACCCGTCACGGCCGTTCCCAGACCTCTACCGCGAGGTGCTGGACAAGGCCCCCAAGCGCTCCATCGCCGTGGTGGCTGTGCCCGACCAGATGCACTACGCCATGGTCCGCGCCGCGTTGGAGCACGACCTGCACGTGCTGGTGGTAAAGCCCCTGGTGCTGACCCACAAGCAGGCCGTGGAGCTGGAAAAGCTGGCCCACGGGCGCGGCCTGTTCGTGGGGGTGGAGTACCACAAGCGTTTCGACGACCGCAACCTGATCGCCCGCGGACGGTACCGCGCCGGCGAGCTGGGCGCGTTCCGCATGGGCTACGCCAGCCTGGTCGAGCCGTGGTACTACCGCAACTCGAATTTCCAGAACTGGTGCACCGTGGAAAACTCCGACATGTTCACCTACATCGGCTGCCATTATGTCGACCTGGTGGCGTTCATCACCGGGCACAAGCCGGTGGAGGTCTCGGTCTACGGGGTGGAGGAGCCTTACCCGAACGGGAAGAAAGGCTACCTCTGGACCGATGGCCGGGTGGTGTGGGACAACGGCGCCGTGCTGGCCGTGCTCAACGGCATGGGCTACCCGAATGTCGCCCCGGGCGGCAACAGCCAGGGCATGACAATGTTCTGCCAGGGGGCCACCGATGGCGCCCTGGTGATGCACGACGACCAGTTCCGCGGAGTGAAGCACTGCTACACGGTCAAGGGGGAGGACGAGGGCGACACCTACTACAACGAGGTTAGCCCGGACTATTTCAAGCTGCTGGACGTGGGCGGCGGCGGACTGACCCCGGTGGGCTACGGCCACCGCTCCGTGGAGGCCATCGTGCGCGCCTGCCACCGGGTGGAGGCCGCCGGCGGGGATGACCTGGGGGCCCGTCAGGCCGAGATCGAGCGGATCGACGCCGAGGGCGTGATCGCCACCCCGGCCAACAGCGCCTACAACGAGCTGGTGGTGGAGGCGGGCCGTATGTCGATCCTGGCCAAGGGCCGTCCGGTGGTGATCGAGTACGGCAGCCAGCCGCATGTGCGTTTCCGCGACTGA
- a CDS encoding amidohydrolase, whose translation MHGMTKSRGLCPTFIVLAVLLLNAAVSGLRAAELDLPYLLDFYRTRHAAPELSYFEENTSAALAAELEKLGYEVTRKVGKYPDPERTGWGVVAVLKNGKGPTLMLRTDMDALPVEEKTGAPFASKVRAVDITGQEVPVMHACGHDFHMTVMLGAASRLAAQRNKWKGTLIIIGQPAEERGSGAAAMLADSLYTRWPRPDFALAEHDDPSVDAGSIGWCPGYAMANIDMVDITVHGIGSHGAMPDKGRDPIVLSAQLINAFQTIVSREIEPVEPAVVTVGSIHGGTKHNIIPDEVKLQLTTRSFSDQVRRQILDSIKRICANTARAYGLPEDKLPEIKLADGYTPALYNDPALAECTVKAMGAALGQDKMVRIKPTMGGEDFSEYGRTAEKVPVFMFRVGTGKPGVPQEQRPGLHSPLMLPEYETAIPAGVTAMTAAALEILKK comes from the coding sequence ATGCATGGCATGACCAAGTCCCGCGGGCTCTGCCCGACATTCATTGTGCTGGCTGTCCTTCTGCTGAATGCCGCGGTTTCCGGCCTGCGTGCGGCGGAGCTCGACCTGCCCTACCTGCTCGATTTCTACCGGACCCGTCACGCCGCGCCCGAGCTGTCCTATTTCGAGGAAAACACCTCGGCCGCCCTGGCGGCTGAGCTGGAAAAACTGGGCTACGAGGTCACGCGCAAGGTGGGCAAGTATCCGGACCCGGAGCGCACCGGCTGGGGCGTGGTGGCGGTGCTCAAAAACGGCAAGGGCCCGACCCTTATGCTGCGCACGGACATGGACGCCCTGCCGGTGGAGGAAAAGACCGGCGCTCCGTTCGCGAGCAAAGTGCGCGCGGTGGATATCACCGGCCAGGAGGTCCCGGTGATGCACGCCTGCGGGCACGATTTCCACATGACCGTGATGCTGGGCGCGGCCTCGCGCCTGGCCGCCCAGCGCAACAAGTGGAAAGGCACGCTGATAATTATCGGCCAGCCGGCCGAGGAGCGCGGGAGCGGGGCCGCGGCCATGCTGGCGGACAGCCTCTACACGCGCTGGCCCAGGCCGGATTTCGCCCTGGCCGAGCATGATGACCCCTCGGTGGATGCCGGCTCAATCGGCTGGTGCCCGGGCTACGCCATGGCCAATATCGACATGGTCGATATCACGGTCCACGGGATCGGCTCCCACGGCGCCATGCCGGACAAGGGCCGCGACCCGATAGTGCTCTCGGCCCAGCTCATCAACGCCTTCCAGACTATCGTGAGCCGCGAGATCGAGCCGGTGGAACCGGCCGTTGTCACAGTGGGCTCGATCCACGGCGGCACCAAGCACAATATAATCCCGGACGAGGTGAAGCTGCAGCTCACCACCCGCTCGTTCTCGGACCAGGTGCGCCGTCAGATACTGGACTCGATCAAGCGAATCTGCGCCAACACCGCCCGCGCCTATGGCCTGCCCGAGGACAAGCTGCCCGAGATCAAGCTGGCGGATGGCTACACCCCGGCCCTCTACAACGACCCGGCCCTGGCCGAGTGCACGGTCAAGGCGATGGGGGCGGCCCTGGGACAGGACAAGATGGTGAGAATCAAGCCGACTATGGGCGGAGAGGATTTCAGCGAGTACGGACGCACCGCCGAGAAAGTGCCGGTGTTCATGTTCCGGGTGGGCACGGGCAAGCCCGGCGTGCCGCAGGAGCAGCGCCCGGGGCTGCACTCGCCGCTCATGTTGCCGGAGTACGAGACCGCGATCCCGGCGGGAGTGACCGCGATGACCGCCGCGGCGCTGGAGATATTGAAGAAATAG